The bacterium genome has a segment encoding these proteins:
- a CDS encoding alpha/beta hydrolase, whose protein sequence is MPASITLIHGFGCDSRFWHPQVPHLESLRWLLWVPDLPYHGGVAREVGRSLSGLAGWVAEGMQGQARVLMGHSLGGMIALQIAHEAPTLVRGIVLVDSFPDLALNARYLPEMWVEGAYPEVRQWVEARREEIIARMPQANYDVIWPSVRAFNAVPWLPAIKCPVLGIYGGRTHYRAGEAEVLRQQLRLDQLGGPSEVVILQGAGHFVNLECPQQTNAAIARWVKHHFGAPVI, encoded by the coding sequence ATGCCTGCCTCAATCACGCTCATCCACGGCTTCGGCTGCGACAGCCGCTTCTGGCACCCGCAGGTCCCCCACCTTGAGTCACTCCGGTGGCTGCTGTGGGTGCCGGACCTGCCGTACCATGGCGGAGTGGCGCGGGAGGTCGGGCGGTCGCTATCGGGGCTGGCCGGGTGGGTGGCGGAGGGCATGCAGGGGCAGGCCCGGGTGCTGATGGGCCACTCCCTGGGGGGCATGATCGCCCTGCAGATCGCCCACGAGGCCCCGACGCTGGTGCGCGGGATCGTGCTCGTGGACTCCTTCCCCGACCTGGCGCTCAACGCGCGCTATCTGCCCGAGATGTGGGTCGAGGGGGCGTACCCGGAGGTGCGGCAGTGGGTCGAGGCCCGGCGCGAGGAGATCATCGCGCGGATGCCGCAGGCGAACTATGACGTCATCTGGCCGAGCGTCCGCGCCTTCAACGCCGTGCCCTGGCTGCCGGCCATCAAGTGCCCTGTGCTGGGGATCTACGGCGGCCGCACGCACTACCGCGCCGGGGAGGCCGAGGTGCTACGCCAGCAACTGCGCCTCGACCAACTGGGCGGGCCCAGCGAGGTGGTGATCCTGCAGGGGGCGGGGCACTTCGTCAACCTCGAGTGCCCGCAGCAGACCAATGCCGCCATCGCCCGGTGGGTCAAGCACCATTTCGGCGCGCCGGTGATCTGA
- a CDS encoding pyrimidine/purine nucleoside phosphorylase translates to MSQFENVTAVREANIHFDGQVTSRTILFPDGTRKTLGIMLPGDYEFGTAAAETMEILAGDLTVKLPGSDAWVAFAAGQTFEVPANSKFQLRVTAVTDYCCSYAE, encoded by the coding sequence ATGAGTCAGTTCGAGAACGTCACCGCCGTCCGCGAAGCCAACATCCACTTCGACGGGCAGGTGACCAGCCGCACGATCCTGTTCCCCGATGGCACGCGCAAGACGCTGGGCATCATGCTGCCGGGCGACTACGAGTTCGGCACCGCCGCCGCCGAGACCATGGAGATTCTGGCCGGCGATCTGACCGTCAAGCTGCCGGGTAGCGACGCATGGGTCGCGTTCGCCGCGGGGCAGACCTTCGAGGTCCCCGCCAACTCGAAGTTCCAGTTGCGCGTGACGGCCGTCACCGACTATTGCTGCTCCTACGCGGAGTAG
- a CDS encoding DUF1559 domain-containing protein, which translates to MRRGFTLIELLVVIAIIAILAAILFPVFAKAREKARQTSCLSNEKQIGLAILQYAQDYDERFPWMYNYMPAGGTNNLYWCQDVVMPYAKNNQMFICSSGSWTYTYYRPPGLPNPLAGSYTLPYSVSGAALGTIEDPAGTIMNLECTNPDFYNSTKTDVPQWWASPPDCRVAKRHNDGLNMAFCDGHSKWLKQSLPGMWTLAAGD; encoded by the coding sequence ATGCGACGCGGCTTCACACTGATCGAACTGCTGGTTGTGATCGCCATCATCGCCATCCTGGCGGCGATCCTGTTCCCGGTCTTCGCCAAGGCCCGCGAGAAGGCCCGACAGACCTCGTGCCTGAGCAATGAGAAGCAGATCGGATTGGCGATCCTGCAGTACGCGCAGGACTACGACGAACGCTTCCCGTGGATGTACAACTACATGCCGGCCGGGGGCACGAACAACCTGTACTGGTGCCAGGACGTGGTCATGCCCTACGCCAAGAACAACCAGATGTTCATCTGCTCCAGCGGCAGCTGGACCTACACCTACTACCGCCCGCCAGGGCTGCCCAATCCGCTGGCGGGTTCGTACACTTTGCCCTACTCGGTCAGCGGCGCAGCCCTCGGCACGATTGAGGACCCGGCCGGCACGATCATGAACCTGGAGTGCACCAACCCGGACTTCTACAACTCGACCAAGACAGACGTCCCCCAGTGGTGGGCGTCGCCGCCTGACTGCCGCGTCGCCAAGCGCCACAACGACGGCTTAAACATGGCCTTCTGCGACGGGCACTCCAAGTGGCTGAAGCAGAGCCTGCCGGGCATGTGGACCCTGGCCGCCGGAGACTAG
- a CDS encoding DUF1559 domain-containing protein, with translation MRSRGFTLIELLVVIAIIAILAAILFPVFAKAREKARQASCQSNEKQIALSILMYCQDFDGRFSSQWIHPGPYYCWPDLLVPYMKNSQVLRCPSNQNLKTGVGILQTNYGVNDPHVTVDGGGSNTESLDHYARPAEVIMLADSATTGTQVCPSIYCPIEVPGRFSGTYSVGMIHNEGTNCGFVDGHVKWLKTQQIRQTPTATSDMWGHFG, from the coding sequence ATGCGCAGCAGAGGTTTCACGCTCATCGAGCTATTGGTAGTCATCGCGATCATTGCCATACTGGCCGCGATCCTCTTCCCCGTGTTCGCCAAGGCCCGCGAGAAGGCGCGGCAAGCCAGTTGCCAGTCCAACGAGAAGCAGATCGCCCTGAGCATCCTGATGTACTGCCAGGACTTCGATGGCAGGTTCTCGTCGCAGTGGATCCACCCCGGCCCGTACTACTGCTGGCCGGACCTCCTGGTCCCGTACATGAAGAACAGCCAGGTGCTGCGGTGCCCGTCGAACCAGAACCTCAAGACGGGCGTGGGCATACTGCAGACCAACTACGGCGTCAACGACCCGCACGTGACGGTGGATGGCGGCGGCTCCAACACCGAGTCGCTAGACCACTACGCCCGCCCCGCCGAGGTCATCATGCTGGCCGACTCGGCGACGACCGGCACCCAGGTCTGCCCGAGCATCTACTGCCCGATCGAAGTACCCGGCCGCTTCAGCGGCACCTACTCGGTGGGGATGATCCACAACGAGGGCACGAACTGCGGGTTCGTGGACGGCCACGTGAAGTGGCTCAAGACCCAGCAGATCAGGCAGACGCCCACCGCGACCAGCGACATGTGGGGGCATTTCGGTTAG
- a CDS encoding glycosyltransferase family 39 protein gives MSKHPLLIAALLILAAYLALAATSTVWGTDEPRFSGAAVNMVRSGNYLYATFNGEVRAYKPIMIYWLMSVPVRLFGPTAFACRFWSPVGAALACLLTGLIGRRLFDERTGLMAMVCLALSPLMIQCGAAATVDAVLLAVIVGAMLTFVAALQRGPSVGHYALLLVLTAAALLLKGPAGLLVPVFIIPPTWWLLRRQTPLRFSYLVWVEVMLLLGVGVFLVWALPANRATAGVVLHQGISEHVVGRALHPMEGHGTYSVTMLPYYLLAVLAAFFPWTLYLPGAISATLGRRLGSPLVRALLIGWTIPVLGLLTVVATKLPHYALPVWPALALAVAAMCQAASRGELAPRDEAWLRRGVWFMAPIGVLLAVGLAVWPWLMPTTAIRLPAALIAVVFLAMTILAVRYHRRGSHTRAFGTLAVGMALFFALATGVMAPALEQYKIGPAFGRLPAIQSLPRDIPMAASGYRRSELVFSLDRGNIEMLMGAPAVDAWVQQPQPGLLFISDRALRKLEERLGPQGMKVVAAVEGLDFEEARWVKVLAVQRPGHPPTAPASPAAPTSPPAPAAPPAPPGAG, from the coding sequence ATGTCGAAGCATCCGTTGCTGATTGCCGCGCTGCTGATCCTGGCGGCCTATCTCGCGCTGGCCGCCACTTCGACGGTCTGGGGCACCGATGAGCCGCGCTTCTCCGGGGCAGCCGTCAACATGGTGCGCAGCGGCAACTACCTGTACGCCACCTTCAACGGTGAAGTGCGCGCCTACAAGCCGATCATGATCTACTGGCTCATGTCGGTGCCGGTGCGCCTCTTCGGGCCGACCGCGTTCGCCTGCCGCTTCTGGTCGCCGGTAGGGGCGGCGTTGGCCTGCCTGCTGACTGGCCTGATCGGCCGACGGCTCTTTGACGAGCGCACGGGCCTGATGGCCATGGTGTGCCTGGCGCTCTCGCCGCTGATGATCCAGTGCGGCGCCGCCGCGACAGTGGACGCCGTGCTGCTGGCGGTGATCGTCGGGGCCATGCTGACCTTCGTCGCAGCCCTGCAGCGCGGCCCCTCCGTGGGGCACTACGCCCTGCTGCTTGTCCTCACGGCGGCCGCCCTGCTGCTCAAAGGCCCGGCCGGGCTGCTGGTGCCGGTGTTCATCATCCCGCCGACCTGGTGGCTGCTGCGCAGGCAGACGCCGCTGCGCTTCTCGTACCTGGTCTGGGTCGAGGTCATGCTGCTGCTGGGCGTGGGAGTATTCCTGGTCTGGGCCCTGCCGGCCAACCGCGCGACGGCCGGGGTCGTCCTGCACCAGGGCATCAGCGAGCACGTCGTGGGCCGGGCGCTGCACCCGATGGAGGGCCACGGCACGTATTCCGTCACGATGCTACCCTACTATCTCCTGGCGGTTCTGGCCGCCTTCTTCCCCTGGACGCTCTATCTGCCCGGCGCCATCTCGGCGACGCTGGGCCGGCGGCTCGGCTCGCCGCTGGTGCGCGCCCTGCTGATCGGCTGGACCATCCCCGTCCTCGGCCTGCTCACGGTCGTGGCCACGAAGCTGCCGCACTACGCGCTGCCGGTGTGGCCGGCCCTGGCGCTTGCCGTGGCGGCCATGTGCCAGGCCGCCAGCCGGGGTGAACTGGCCCCGCGCGACGAGGCCTGGCTGCGCCGGGGCGTGTGGTTCATGGCCCCGATTGGCGTGCTGCTGGCCGTGGGCCTGGCCGTATGGCCCTGGCTCATGCCGACCACCGCCATACGCCTGCCCGCGGCGCTGATTGCCGTGGTGTTCCTGGCGATGACGATCCTCGCGGTCCGCTACCACCGTCGCGGCAGCCACACCCGGGCCTTTGGGACGCTGGCGGTGGGCATGGCGCTGTTCTTCGCCCTCGCCACCGGCGTCATGGCGCCGGCGCTGGAGCAGTACAAGATCGGCCCGGCCTTCGGCCGGCTGCCGGCCATCCAGTCCCTCCCGCGCGACATCCCCATGGCCGCCTCGGGCTATCGCCGCTCCGAACTGGTCTTCAGCCTGGATCGGGGGAACATCGAGATGCTGATGGGCGCCCCGGCGGTGGACGCCTGGGTGCAGCAGCCGCAGCCGGGCCTGCTGTTCATCAGCGACAGAGCCCTGCGCAAGCTGGAGGAGCGGCTCGGGCCGCAGGGGATGAAGGTAGTCGCGGCAGTCGAGGGACTGGACTTCGAGGAGGCCCGGTGGGTCAAGGTCCTGGCCGTGCAGCGCCCCGGCCATCCGCCCACCGCACCAGCATCGCCGGCAGCACCTACGTCGCCCCCGGCCCCGGCCGCACCCCCGGCCCCGCCCGGAGCGGGGTAG
- a CDS encoding DUF1559 domain-containing protein, giving the protein MRRGFTLIELLVVIAIIAILAAILFPVFAKAREKARQTSCLSNEKQIGLAILQYAQDYDERLPYMFSYMPAVGTNNLYWCQDVIMPYAKNDQMFVCASGNWTTSTLRPAGLPNPLVGSYTLPYSVSAAALGTVQDPSGTIMNLECTNPDFWGYVKTDIPQASGWDNRVAKRHNDGFNMVFCDGHAKWLKQSSPGMWTLAAGD; this is encoded by the coding sequence ATGAGGAGAGGTTTCACGCTTATTGAGTTGCTAGTCGTGATCGCGATTATCGCGATTCTGGCGGCAATTCTCTTCCCCGTCTTCGCCAAGGCCCGTGAGAAGGCCAGGCAGACCTCGTGCCTGAGCAATGAGAAGCAGATCGGACTTGCCATCCTGCAGTATGCACAGGATTATGACGAGCGCTTGCCTTACATGTTCAGCTACATGCCGGCTGTGGGCACGAACAACCTGTACTGGTGCCAAGACGTTATCATGCCATACGCCAAGAACGACCAGATGTTCGTCTGCGCCAGCGGCAACTGGACGACCAGCACGTTGCGCCCGGCAGGGCTGCCCAACCCGCTGGTGGGCTCCTATACGTTGCCCTATTCGGTCAGTGCTGCAGCGCTGGGCACGGTCCAGGACCCCAGCGGCACGATCATGAACCTGGAATGCACCAACCCTGACTTCTGGGGCTACGTCAAGACCGACATCCCGCAGGCCAGCGGCTGGGATAACCGCGTCGCCAAACGCCACAACGACGGCTTCAACATGGTCTTCTGCGACGGGCACGCCAAGTGGCTGAAGCAGAGCTCGCCGGGCATGTGGACGCTGGCAGCCGGGGACTAG
- a CDS encoding DUF1559 domain-containing protein has product MRKGFTLIELLVVIAIIAILAAILFPVFAKAREKARQSSCLANMKQLGLGILSYAQDYDEMLCPNFSYGSTGANLQWWDDLIQPYTKNYQILLCPSDSPSGSYPTARVPGQPNPLLYSYSANCNGGGGTGPMRGSGGACTLGELQDPSNTILIAESNDIELNTYLTEVDAYAANGIGNIEKRHNNGSNWLFADGHTKWLGKSMPNMWTIAAD; this is encoded by the coding sequence ATGAGGAAAGGTTTCACGCTTATCGAGTTGCTGGTTGTGATCGCTATCATCGCGATTCTGGCGGCAATTCTCTTCCCCGTCTTCGCCAAGGCCCGTGAGAAGGCCCGGCAGTCGAGCTGTCTGGCGAACATGAAGCAGCTTGGCCTGGGCATCCTGTCCTACGCCCAGGACTATGACGAGATGCTCTGCCCCAACTTCAGCTATGGCAGCACCGGGGCCAACCTGCAGTGGTGGGATGACCTGATCCAGCCGTACACCAAGAACTACCAGATTCTGCTGTGCCCGAGCGACAGCCCGAGTGGCTCGTACCCAACCGCCCGTGTGCCGGGCCAGCCCAACCCGCTGTTGTACTCCTACTCGGCCAACTGCAATGGTGGCGGAGGCACGGGCCCGATGCGCGGCTCCGGAGGCGCCTGCACGCTCGGGGAGCTGCAGGATCCCTCCAACACCATTCTCATCGCCGAGTCCAACGACATCGAGCTGAACACCTATCTGACCGAAGTGGACGCCTACGCTGCCAACGGTATCGGCAACATTGAGAAGCGCCACAACAACGGCAGCAACTGGCTGTTCGCCGACGGCCACACCAAGTGGCTCGGCAAGAGCATGCCCAACATGTGGACGATCGCCGCCGACTAG
- a CDS encoding glycerol dehydrogenase has translation MFRTTIFPGRYVQGVGAMARLGQELKRFGPKALAICSPFVCDNVLPAFRTAIEQDVELRVERFGGECCDDEIERVVQAAREFGASSIAGIGGGKSLDTAKAAGFAAGVPAASVPTAASTDAPTSALSVVYTPDGQFQRYLFLPTNPALVLVDTQVVATAPIRFLVSGMGDALATWFEAYSCRQAFSANMSGDLGSYAAYELARLCYETLLEYGAMAKRAAESGAITPAVERIVEANTLLSGLGFESGGLAAAHAIHNGLTVLPATHGAMHGEKVAIGTQAGLFLTDQPREMVDEVYDFCEEIGLPLTLEQIGLPPDAPDEDLLKVAEAACAEGDTMHNEPRPVAPADVVAALKAADAEGRARQ, from the coding sequence GTGTTCCGCACGACCATATTCCCCGGACGCTATGTGCAGGGCGTGGGCGCCATGGCGCGCCTGGGCCAGGAACTGAAGCGGTTCGGCCCGAAGGCCCTCGCCATCTGCAGCCCCTTCGTCTGCGACAACGTCCTCCCCGCCTTCCGCACCGCCATTGAGCAGGACGTCGAGCTGCGCGTCGAGCGCTTCGGCGGCGAATGCTGTGATGACGAGATCGAGCGCGTGGTGCAGGCCGCCCGCGAGTTCGGCGCGAGCAGCATCGCCGGCATCGGCGGCGGCAAGTCACTCGACACCGCCAAGGCCGCGGGGTTCGCGGCGGGTGTGCCCGCCGCGTCGGTGCCGACCGCCGCTTCCACCGATGCGCCGACGAGCGCGCTCAGCGTGGTCTACACCCCCGACGGCCAGTTCCAGCGTTACCTGTTCCTGCCGACCAACCCGGCCCTGGTGCTGGTGGATACGCAGGTCGTCGCCACGGCCCCGATACGCTTCCTGGTCTCAGGGATGGGCGACGCGCTCGCCACGTGGTTTGAGGCCTACTCCTGCCGCCAGGCCTTCTCCGCCAACATGAGTGGCGACCTGGGCTCATACGCGGCGTATGAGCTGGCGCGGCTGTGCTACGAGACGCTGCTGGAGTACGGCGCCATGGCCAAGCGCGCCGCCGAGAGTGGGGCAATCACGCCGGCCGTGGAGCGGATCGTCGAGGCGAATACGCTGCTCTCGGGGCTGGGCTTCGAGAGCGGCGGCCTGGCCGCCGCCCATGCCATCCACAACGGCCTCACGGTCCTGCCGGCCACCCACGGGGCCATGCACGGGGAGAAGGTGGCCATCGGCACGCAAGCGGGGCTGTTCCTGACCGATCAGCCACGGGAGATGGTGGACGAGGTCTACGACTTCTGCGAGGAGATCGGCCTCCCCCTCACGCTCGAGCAGATTGGCCTGCCGCCGGACGCGCCTGACGAGGACCTGCTGAAGGTCGCGGAGGCGGCGTGCGCCGAGGGGGATACCATGCACAACGAGCCGCGGCCCGTCGCGCCGGCCGATGTCGTGGCGGCGCTGAAGGCGGCGGACGCGGAGGGGCGGGCGCGGCAGTGA
- a CDS encoding DUF5060 domain-containing protein, whose translation MRYAALAALLCCSLVHAQFAAEVNRLGGLDRLTLNGALIGRDLRVVVVKPQWAGSLGQQAEGGGLTVTETTEGAVRVFRGEFAAEGKPIAFEERLQVSDREVVLRWKLTPSADLETQLIVVRADIPTVGNAGQGSFLVSDGDIAEEKPLPADLPSPYHLGGASRMAWFAWRLPGGLGLQMTPDGTGITGVSFQDDRQFRMNAFEAQFPVAGTFGLKANRTYEFGLTLRPFDQAAYDAERQRIVDLSKALEVSLTSAKPLALRGLKLSSPRVPVYGKLELDLDLDATYDNPFDPADIDVMATFTGPGGRTVSVPGFFYQGYAWLGQEPGRRLRTVGPPGWKVRFAPPQAGPWTVQVTARDRSGQVTGKPARFTAVAAADPGFIRVGGVADPDRSRSVTAPTSPHYLQFDNGQPYFAVGENICWDSGGNVNRYAQWFQSLGAAGGNYCRIWLVRWNMALEWTPGKGSGTYYGLGKYALDNAYKLDWVMEQARAHGIRCMLCLGYHGELMNVKAYFGENCWHESPYSQANGGPCAEPKDFWTNEQARRAYQQRLRYTVARYGWDTHIKSWELWNEVNAPVPWVKEMAAYLQAHDPNRHLVTTTYGNEEVWNLPEMDYAQDHSYGSDEGRPQTAAAIADLCLRYTTKYPKPFMVGEFGIDWKTGDNTHDPKGLGTSLHDGLWASVMTRSCGAAAVWYWDGYVHPLNQYREFAALRKFVDTVPWTKLALQPATFERPVLPVQPDAPWGDLVVQGAARWARQPEGDQTVNPDGTVTGSDKFSHLVFSPSKPDLKAPLRFRVTYPQAGKLVFRVGTVSQGAVLHVRVDGQEVWTKELLAGEGQGEWKSTKWVEQYKIWQSLYGKDYEVPIPAGPHVIEIENTGKDWVEVSPYTFTGCRDPQYAQMDTYGLRTDDLALVWLHDRESNWYSDKYGRTPGAVRGLQVPLTGLRDGAYRLEWWDTRQGTVLQTTRATCAGGKLLIQAPDFTRDIAVKVMQ comes from the coding sequence ATGAGATACGCCGCCCTCGCCGCCCTGCTGTGCTGCTCCCTCGTCCACGCCCAGTTCGCTGCGGAGGTGAACCGCCTGGGCGGCCTGGACCGCCTCACGCTGAACGGGGCCCTCATCGGGCGCGACCTCCGCGTCGTTGTGGTCAAGCCCCAGTGGGCCGGGAGCCTGGGCCAGCAGGCGGAAGGGGGCGGTCTGACCGTCACCGAGACCACCGAGGGCGCCGTGCGCGTCTTCCGGGGCGAGTTCGCCGCCGAGGGGAAGCCCATCGCCTTCGAGGAGCGCCTGCAGGTCAGCGACCGGGAGGTCGTCCTGCGCTGGAAGCTCACCCCCTCAGCCGACCTGGAGACCCAGTTGATCGTCGTCCGCGCCGACATCCCCACCGTCGGCAATGCCGGCCAGGGCTCCTTCCTCGTCAGTGACGGCGATATCGCCGAGGAGAAGCCCCTGCCCGCCGACCTGCCCAGCCCCTATCACCTCGGCGGCGCCTCCCGGATGGCCTGGTTCGCGTGGCGACTGCCCGGCGGTCTGGGCCTGCAGATGACGCCCGACGGCACCGGCATCACCGGGGTCAGCTTCCAGGACGACCGGCAGTTCAGGATGAACGCCTTCGAGGCCCAGTTCCCCGTCGCGGGCACGTTCGGCCTGAAGGCCAACCGGACATACGAGTTCGGGCTGACCCTGCGCCCGTTCGACCAGGCTGCCTATGACGCCGAGCGGCAGAGGATCGTGGACCTGTCCAAGGCGCTGGAGGTGTCGCTCACGTCCGCCAAACCCCTGGCCCTGCGCGGCCTGAAGCTCAGCAGCCCCCGCGTCCCCGTCTACGGCAAGCTGGAGCTGGACCTGGACCTGGACGCCACCTACGACAACCCCTTCGACCCCGCCGACATTGACGTGATGGCGACCTTCACCGGCCCCGGCGGAAGGACGGTATCCGTGCCCGGTTTCTTCTACCAGGGCTATGCCTGGCTGGGCCAGGAGCCCGGTCGTCGCTTGCGCACCGTGGGCCCGCCCGGCTGGAAGGTGCGCTTTGCGCCGCCGCAAGCCGGTCCGTGGACGGTGCAGGTGACGGCCCGCGACCGCAGCGGCCAGGTCACTGGCAAGCCCGCCCGCTTCACCGCCGTCGCCGCCGCCGATCCGGGCTTCATCCGTGTGGGAGGGGTCGCCGACCCCGACCGGTCGCGGTCGGTGACCGCTCCCACAAGTCCGCACTATCTGCAGTTCGACAACGGCCAGCCCTACTTCGCGGTAGGCGAGAACATCTGCTGGGACAGCGGCGGCAACGTCAACCGCTATGCGCAGTGGTTCCAGTCGCTGGGGGCAGCCGGAGGCAACTACTGCCGCATCTGGCTGGTGCGCTGGAACATGGCCCTGGAGTGGACGCCCGGCAAGGGCAGCGGCACCTACTACGGTCTGGGCAAGTACGCGCTCGACAACGCCTACAAGCTCGATTGGGTCATGGAGCAGGCGCGGGCGCACGGCATCCGCTGCATGCTGTGCCTGGGCTACCATGGCGAGTTGATGAACGTGAAGGCCTACTTCGGCGAGAACTGCTGGCACGAGAGCCCATACAGCCAGGCGAACGGCGGCCCCTGCGCCGAGCCTAAGGACTTCTGGACCAACGAGCAGGCCCGCCGGGCCTATCAGCAGCGCCTGCGCTACACTGTGGCTCGCTACGGTTGGGATACGCACATCAAGTCCTGGGAGCTGTGGAACGAGGTGAACGCGCCGGTCCCGTGGGTCAAGGAGATGGCGGCGTACCTGCAGGCTCATGACCCGAACCGCCACCTGGTCACGACCACTTACGGCAATGAGGAAGTCTGGAACCTGCCGGAGATGGACTACGCGCAGGACCATTCCTATGGCAGCGACGAGGGGCGCCCGCAGACCGCCGCCGCCATCGCCGACCTGTGCCTGCGGTACACGACCAAGTACCCCAAGCCCTTCATGGTCGGGGAGTTCGGCATTGACTGGAAGACGGGCGACAACACGCACGACCCCAAGGGCCTCGGCACCAGCCTGCACGACGGCCTCTGGGCCTCGGTGATGACCCGGTCCTGCGGCGCCGCCGCTGTCTGGTACTGGGACGGCTACGTCCACCCGCTCAACCAGTACCGCGAGTTCGCCGCCCTCCGCAAGTTCGTGGACACGGTGCCCTGGACGAAGCTGGCCCTGCAGCCTGCCACGTTCGAGCGGCCTGTGCTCCCGGTGCAGCCCGACGCGCCGTGGGGCGATCTTGTCGTCCAGGGCGCCGCCAGGTGGGCCCGCCAGCCCGAGGGCGACCAGACCGTCAACCCCGACGGCACGGTCACCGGCTCGGACAAGTTCTCACATCTCGTCTTCTCGCCCTCGAAGCCTGACCTGAAGGCTCCCCTGCGGTTCCGCGTCACCTACCCGCAGGCCGGCAAGCTGGTCTTCCGCGTCGGCACGGTCAGCCAGGGGGCGGTACTCCATGTGCGCGTGGATGGGCAGGAGGTCTGGACGAAGGAGCTACTGGCCGGGGAGGGGCAGGGGGAGTGGAAGTCCACCAAATGGGTGGAGCAATACAAGATCTGGCAGAGCCTCTACGGCAAGGACTACGAAGTCCCCATCCCGGCCGGGCCCCATGTCATCGAGATCGAGAACACCGGCAAGGACTGGGTGGAGGTCAGCCCGTACACCTTCACCGGCTGCCGCGATCCGCAGTATGCCCAGATGGACACCTACGGCCTGCGCACCGATGACTTGGCCCTCGTATGGCTGCACGACCGGGAGAGCAACTGGTACAGCGACAAGTACGGGCGCACACCCGGGGCCGTGCGGGGCCTGCAGGTGCCGCTGACCGGCCTGCGCGATGGGGCTTACCGGCTGGAGTGGTGGGACACCCGCCAGGGCACGGTGCTGCAGACCACCAGGGCCACATGCGCCGGGGGGAAGCTCCTGATCCAGGCGCCGGACTTCACCCGCGACATTGCGGTGAAGGTGATGCAGTAG